The genomic window GCCTGCCGCACCAGCTTGTTGCTGACCGGGTACTTAGGGTCTTGTGCGTGGATGTGGATGGTGGAGAAGAAGTCTTCCGGCTTGCTGAAGGTGCGGATGCCGGCCTGCTGGACCTCTTTCTTGCTCACGAGCGGTATGGACGCGATGTCCGCTTCCTTCGTCCGCAGCAGAGCGATGCGCGTGGTCGGCTCCTTGACGTTGGTGAACACCAGGCGTTTCGCGGGCGGGTTCGCCATCATGCGGTGCTTGCCCACCGACTCAAACTCGAATTTCTGGCCGGGGTCGTTGGAGACGACCTTGTAGGGGCCGCTTCCCACGGGCTTGGCGGCGAAGTCTTTTTCGCCGACCTGGTCGAAGTATTTCTTGGACACCACCATGCCTTCAAGGCTGATGGACAACGGAGACAGGAAGTGGGGCAGCAGCGCCTGGGTGCCCTTGGTGGAGACGGTGTAGGTGTACTTGTCCTTCACCTCTACCTTGTCGATCATCGCCTTGAACAGGGAGACATAGGTCACAACCGCGCGCTTGTCGGTGACCAGACGGTCGAGGGAGAACTTGGCGTCGTCCGCGGTGACCTCCTCCCCATTCTGGAACATGCTGCCGGGCTTCAGCTTGAACGTCCAGCTTTTGCCGTCCTCGGACTGGCTCCACTCCGAGGCCAGGCCCGTATCCGTGGTCAGCTTGCCGTCCGCCGCCGTCCCGACGGTATACTCGTACAGGTACTCGATGTCAAACTTGCGGTCGGATGTCTCCAGGATGGGGTCGAAGGTGTTGAAACCTGGGAAAGGCAGGGCGATGACGAGCTTGTCCGCCTGGGCGGGCGCCCGCACGGCGGGAGTGGGCGGAGTCGCCGCGCGCGTGGGCTGTGGCGCGCTGGGAGGCTGCGCGGCGGGCGCCGCAGGCGGGGCAGCGGCGGGGGCGCAGGACGCGGCCACCAGCACAAGCGCTCCGAAGAGCGGAGCGATCCACGCGAGCAACTTGACAGTCCTGGGCTTATGGTTCATAGGACCTCCTTTGTGCACTAGGGGACTTGCCGCTGCGCCAGGCGTGACCCCTGGCCGGACGGAAGATGTGTGCACCGTATTTTACATATTCGAGCCACGTTGTCAAGGCGCGGGGTGTGCGGCAAGCTGAGCATCCGACTGGTCCCGTTGGGAGCGGACAAAGCAATGAGGGGCGGCCAGCCTATTCCGCTGTACGGTCAGCGGTCACTCTTAATCGCGCTTCCGCGCCAGACGCACCGCGACTCGCGCGACGCGCTCCCCGAGCGCCCGGGCCTGCTCCACGTCGTCCGCGTTCACCGCGCCGGAGCCAGTCGCGCCGTAGTACGAGCCGGAGGTCTCCATCCGGCAGTTCCACGCCGTGCGCGCGCGCTGCGGCGGCAGCCCCACGACGATCAGGCCGTTGGCCAGTATCCAGTGAATGAGCGTCAGCAGCGTGAACTCGATGCCCGCGGAGCGGGAGGCCCGCCGGCGAAGGCCGCGCCCACCTTGCCCGCCAAGGAGGCGTCCTCCCACAGGTCTCCCAGGGAGTCGAGCCACAGCTTGAGCTTGCCCGTGACGCCGCTCCAGTTGGGCGAGCCGAGCACCAGCGCGTCGCAGCGGTCCAGGTCCTGGCGGGATGCTTCGTAAACCGTCCGAAGCACGGCGCGCCCCGCTGTGCGGGGGGCCACGCCCTCCGCCATGCCCTGGGCCAGCGGCCCGATGAGACGGCCACGGCTGTCGTAGAGCACCAGGACGTGGATGGTCACTCCAGTTTGTCCGGGCCGGTGGCCGTGCGGTAGCCGTTGTGCCGGGGGCACACGTGGCCGGTGGGGTCCAAGGCGCCGCCGCAGAGCGGGCAGGGGGGGCGGCCCGCGGCGACGATTGCTCTGATATGGCCGCTGAGGGCGCGCATCTGTTCCTGGGTGGCGCCGCACTCCAGGGTGGGCGGCCCGTCCTCCTGCGTATCCTCCTCGTGCAGGATAAGCACCAGGTGGCCGGTGGTCTCGTTGTAGCCCATCGCCAGGCGCCCCACGCGGAACTCGCCGGTGGGCGCGCCCTCTCGGGGTTTTCCCTGACGCGGCGCCCTGGCCGAAGGCTGGGGCATGAACGTCTTCCCCGCAAGTTTGGCCAGGGTCTGGTCAATGGCCTCGGCGAGGGCCTGGAGCACTGCTTTCTCCAGCCATGTCCGTACCCATCGCTCTCCCTGCCCAACCTCCAGGAAAAAGGCGCGGTTGCCCGGCGCGCCCTGGGCGCTTGCCGCAAGGTGGGTTACCGTTGCGAAATGGTAGCGCGGGGACATACGTGGTCTGCCTCGTCATGTCTGGCCGTCGCCAGCGCCCGCGCTGGCGCAACGTTCTGATTCTAGCGGGAACCCGCCGGTGTGGCTAGGGGAGCCTCCATGCTATACTGCGCGCGGATTTGCTCGGAGGGCGTGGCGCTGGACGGGAAACGCGCGTTAGCCATAGACCTTGGCGCCACCCGCTGCCGGGTGGCGTTGGTCCGTCGTGATGGCGTGGTAGAGCGCAAGGAAGAGTTCTCCACGCCTCGGACGCCGGGGGCGGGCCTTGGCCGCCTGGACAGGGCCGTCCGGTCGGTGTTGGCGGAATCCGAGCGCGGCAGCGTTTGCGGACTAGGCGCCGCCGTCGCAAGCCCCGTTGACTCGCGCACCGGTACACTGCACCATCCGCCCAATCTTCTGGAGTGGGATGGCGTATCCCTGAAGGGGGAGTGGGCCGCCGGGCTGGGCCTGCCCGTTTACGTGGG from Dehalococcoidia bacterium includes these protein-coding regions:
- a CDS encoding ABC transporter substrate-binding protein, encoding MNHKPRTVKLLAWIAPLFGALVLVAASCAPAAAPPAAPAAQPPSAPQPTRAATPPTPAVRAPAQADKLVIALPFPGFNTFDPILETSDRKFDIEYLYEYTVGTAADGKLTTDTGLASEWSQSEDGKSWTFKLKPGSMFQNGEEVTADDAKFSLDRLVTDKRAVVTYVSLFKAMIDKVEVKDKYTYTVSTKGTQALLPHFLSPLSISLEGMVVSKKYFDQVGEKDFAAKPVGSGPYKVVSNDPGQKFEFESVGKHRMMANPPAKRLVFTNVKEPTTRIALLRTKEADIASIPLVSKKEVQQAGIRTFSKPEDFFSTIHIHAQDPKYPVSNKLVRQA
- a CDS encoding NAD(P)H-dependent oxidoreductase; its protein translation is MTIHVLVLYDSRGRLIGPLAQGMAEGVAPRTAGRAVLRTVYEASRQDLDRCDALVLGSPNWSGVTGKLKLWLDSLGDLWEDASLAGKVGAAFAGGPPAPRASSSRC
- a CDS encoding DUF3090 family protein; its protein translation is MSPRYHFATVTHLAASAQGAPGNRAFFLEVGQGERWVRTWLEKAVLQALAEAIDQTLAKLAGKTFMPQPSARAPRQGKPREGAPTGEFRVGRLAMGYNETTGHLVLILHEEDTQEDGPPTLECGATQEQMRALSGHIRAIVAAGRPPCPLCGGALDPTGHVCPRHNGYRTATGPDKLE